The following are encoded in a window of Nitrospirota bacterium genomic DNA:
- a CDS encoding regulatory protein RecX, with protein MVVRRQGISTAASSPDQWLELAVRALARSDRTTAQIERLLAAKGASPSQVRATVLRLISLRYLDDVVFAERWVDRRLARMPMGRARLQEELLATGCPEHIVQARLRVTYRKVSELDFAQQVIEKAARATSGQTPGRLARLLSQRGFDEETIETVMGPLMREER; from the coding sequence ATGGTGGTGAGACGGCAAGGCATCAGCACGGCAGCATCGTCTCCCGATCAGTGGTTAGAACTTGCGGTGCGAGCATTGGCCCGTAGCGATCGGACGACGGCCCAGATCGAACGACTGCTCGCGGCGAAGGGGGCATCTCCCTCGCAGGTTCGCGCCACGGTTCTACGGCTGATCTCGTTGAGATATCTCGACGATGTGGTCTTCGCAGAGCGGTGGGTGGACCGACGACTCGCCCGTATGCCGATGGGGCGCGCTCGCCTGCAAGAAGAGCTGCTCGCTACCGGTTGTCCCGAACATATCGTCCAGGCGAGGCTACGGGTTACCTACCGCAAGGTGAGTGAGCTGGATTTCGCGCAACAAGTGATTGAAAAGGCAGCGCGGGCGACATCGGGTCAGACGCCGGGTCGTCTCGCGAGACTGTTGAGCCAGCGTGGCTTTGACGAAGAAACGATTGAGACGGTGATGGGGCCTCTGATGCGAGAGGAACGTTAA
- a CDS encoding competence/damage-inducible protein A: MPKARTLPVLDAETIAIGTELLIGGRSDSNSLFLADELGRLGIAVRFKSVVGDERQDIVSAIQTAVKRAQVIIMTGGIGPTVDDCTREAVAQATGHRLGRRKEALEGLTARLAQWGRVPNSGQLRQALIPSGATVLKNPLGSAPGFSLIWKKASIISLPGVPREMEEMMRQEVVPLLRAATASSGQPPRLPIVRQVFHTVGLAEADVDVALKGLIPKGAPVDLGMLASPMGVLVSLTTKGTQSVPKKQHDLLQQLANDVRVRLSNWLFAEGRDTMEEVVGRELARQGLMVAIAESCTGGLIGHRLTQVAGSSAYLDRGAVCYSNRAKTEMLGVPAELIAKHGAVSQEVAASMAKGIRERANVSVGLSVTGIAGPGGGTETKPVGLVFIGLDGGDGQPITQECRFHGDRTVIKQRSSQAALNLLRRWLLDQGAK, encoded by the coding sequence ATGCCTAAGGCCCGCACCCTCCCAGTATTAGATGCAGAAACCATCGCCATCGGCACCGAGCTGTTGATCGGGGGCCGATCCGACTCCAATTCTCTATTCCTTGCCGATGAGCTTGGACGTCTGGGTATTGCCGTTCGCTTCAAATCGGTCGTCGGCGATGAACGGCAGGATATTGTGTCGGCCATTCAGACAGCTGTGAAGCGAGCGCAGGTCATCATTATGACGGGTGGGATCGGCCCCACCGTGGATGATTGTACGAGAGAGGCGGTGGCCCAGGCGACCGGACATCGGCTCGGTCGTCGCAAGGAGGCGTTGGAAGGTCTGACGGCTCGACTCGCACAATGGGGTCGTGTCCCGAACAGCGGCCAGTTGCGCCAGGCTCTCATCCCATCCGGTGCGACCGTGCTGAAGAATCCACTTGGCTCTGCGCCGGGATTTTCTCTGATCTGGAAGAAGGCATCGATCATTTCTTTGCCTGGCGTGCCGCGGGAGATGGAAGAGATGATGCGGCAGGAAGTAGTGCCGTTGCTCCGCGCAGCAACGGCATCATCGGGCCAGCCTCCACGTCTGCCGATTGTTCGTCAGGTATTTCATACGGTCGGCCTGGCAGAAGCTGACGTCGATGTTGCTCTCAAAGGGCTAATTCCGAAAGGGGCGCCTGTCGACCTGGGGATGCTGGCATCGCCGATGGGAGTGTTGGTTTCCCTGACGACGAAAGGGACCCAATCTGTCCCGAAGAAACAGCATGATCTGCTCCAGCAGTTGGCGAACGATGTCCGGGTACGACTCAGCAACTGGCTCTTCGCCGAAGGACGCGACACGATGGAAGAGGTCGTCGGGCGGGAACTCGCCAGACAGGGGCTCATGGTAGCGATTGCGGAGTCTTGCACCGGTGGATTAATCGGCCATCGCCTGACACAAGTCGCCGGTTCATCTGCCTATCTGGATCGTGGAGCGGTCTGTTACAGCAATCGGGCAAAGACGGAGATGTTGGGCGTGCCGGCGGAGCTGATCGCGAAACATGGCGCGGTCAGTCAGGAAGTCGCCGCCTCCATGGCGAAGGGCATTCGCGAGCGTGCTAATGTGTCGGTGGGACTGAGCGTGACTGGTATCGCCGGGCCTGGCGGCGGGACCGAGACGAAGCCGGTTGGGCTCGTCTTTATTGGATTGGATGGTGGAGACGGCCAGCCGATCACACAAGAATGTCGATTCCACGGTGATCGGACGGTCATCAAGCAGCGATCCTCGCAAGCCGCATTGAATCTCCTTCGCCGCTGGTTGCTCGATCAAGGGGCGAAGTGA
- the thpR gene encoding RNA 2',3'-cyclic phosphodiesterase, translating to MIRAFLAVELSQELRAELATIQQELKRSIEPESKRGTRISWSLPASIHLTLKFLGDMDEQVIDPLRGAIETSIERQAAVTVPIERIGMFPNPQSPRLLWVGPSEHWERGEEAKRVVEIRGAIEQSCEGFGFLREPRPFRPHLTLARIKMGERHIGVALAKSGALDRPRSLGSLAIESVVLMQSELKPTGAVYTKLWDVQLRG from the coding sequence GTGATCCGGGCCTTCCTTGCCGTCGAACTATCTCAAGAGCTGCGTGCCGAGCTTGCCACCATCCAGCAGGAATTAAAGCGTAGCATTGAACCGGAGAGCAAGCGTGGTACGCGTATCTCCTGGTCATTGCCTGCCTCGATCCATCTCACGCTCAAGTTTCTTGGCGACATGGATGAGCAGGTCATTGATCCTTTGCGCGGCGCGATTGAAACATCGATCGAGCGGCAGGCGGCCGTGACTGTCCCGATTGAACGAATCGGTATGTTTCCTAATCCGCAGAGTCCGCGGTTGTTGTGGGTCGGACCGTCGGAGCATTGGGAGAGGGGCGAGGAGGCGAAGCGAGTTGTTGAGATTCGTGGCGCAATTGAACAGTCCTGTGAAGGCTTCGGGTTTCTTCGCGAGCCGAGACCGTTCCGCCCTCACCTGACCTTGGCACGAATCAAGATGGGGGAACGGCACATCGGAGTTGCGCTTGCTAAAAGCGGCGCGCTGGATCGCCCGCGTTCATTGGGCTCCCTGGCGATAGAGTCGGTTGTGCTGATGCAGAGTGAATTGAAGCCGACCGGTGCGGTCTATACGAAGCTGTGGGACGTGCAGTTGCGAGGTTAA
- a CDS encoding histidine phosphatase family protein gives MDCLLVRHGIAVEREEWDGQDVDRPLTEEGVRRVRQVAAGLRRLAVRPTVIYASAARRALDTAQLLRDLLAKSSRMELREELLPEATPEDLLRLLKKCSSESCVICVGHEPQLGMAASVLLSGRASDSFPLKKAGACLIELSIPVKPGQGLLRWWLTPGQLRAMGRLKTKA, from the coding sequence ATGGATTGTCTACTCGTTCGGCATGGGATCGCGGTTGAGCGAGAGGAATGGGACGGGCAGGATGTCGATCGCCCCCTGACGGAGGAGGGCGTGCGACGAGTTCGTCAAGTCGCTGCTGGGTTGCGCCGACTGGCGGTACGTCCGACGGTGATCTATGCGAGTGCTGCGAGACGTGCGCTCGACACGGCGCAGTTGCTGCGTGATCTCTTAGCGAAGTCCTCTCGCATGGAACTCCGCGAGGAACTCTTGCCTGAGGCAACCCCGGAAGACCTGCTCCGCCTGCTCAAAAAATGTTCATCGGAATCTTGCGTCATCTGCGTGGGGCATGAACCGCAGCTGGGCATGGCAGCGAGTGTCCTGCTGTCCGGGCGAGCCTCCGACTCGTTTCCCCTGAAGAAGGCCGGGGCCTGTCTGATCGAGCTGTCGATTCCGGTGAAGCCAGGACAGGGCCTGCTCCGTTGGTGGTTGACGCCTGGTCAATTGCGGGCGATGGGAAGGCTGAAGACCAAAGCCTGA
- the recA gene encoding recombinase RecA: MAEKDDKKRALDLALSQIEKQYGKGAIMKLGGADAPVDIPAISTGSLGLDIALGVGGVPRGRVIEIFGPESSGKTTLTLHVIAEAQKAGGTAAFIDAEHALDLGYAKKLGVQVDDLLVSQPDTGEQALEIAETLVRSGAIDVIVVDSVAALVPRAEIEGEMGDAHMGLQARLMSQALRKLTAAISKSQTTLVFINQIRMKIGVMFGNPETTTGGNALKFYSSVRLDIRRIESIKDGQEVTGSRVRVKVVKNKMAPPFKQAEFDIMFAQGISKTGELVDLGVDKKVVEKSGAWYSYQGERLGQGRDAVRDFLLSNQPLAREIEGKLRDIAGLPGRTSEKPVVPVKDEKKTEEKREERRPHKVGA; encoded by the coding sequence ATGGCAGAAAAAGACGACAAGAAGCGTGCGCTGGATCTCGCCCTGTCCCAAATTGAGAAGCAATATGGGAAGGGGGCGATCATGAAGCTGGGGGGCGCGGATGCGCCGGTGGATATCCCCGCAATTTCGACCGGTTCCCTCGGACTCGATATTGCCCTGGGCGTCGGAGGGGTCCCTCGCGGCCGGGTGATCGAGATTTTTGGTCCCGAGTCCTCGGGCAAAACGACGCTTACGCTGCATGTGATTGCGGAAGCGCAGAAGGCAGGCGGGACAGCGGCCTTTATCGATGCGGAGCATGCGCTGGATTTGGGTTATGCCAAGAAGCTGGGTGTGCAGGTGGACGATCTCTTGGTGTCGCAGCCCGATACCGGCGAACAAGCGTTGGAAATTGCCGAGACGCTCGTCCGGAGCGGCGCGATCGATGTCATTGTGGTGGACTCTGTTGCGGCCCTCGTGCCGAGAGCCGAAATCGAAGGCGAAATGGGCGATGCGCATATGGGGCTGCAAGCGAGGCTCATGTCGCAGGCGCTGCGTAAGTTGACGGCGGCCATTTCCAAGTCGCAGACGACCTTGGTCTTTATCAATCAGATCAGGATGAAGATCGGCGTGATGTTCGGTAACCCGGAGACGACGACGGGCGGCAACGCGCTCAAGTTCTACTCGTCCGTGCGTCTGGATATCCGGCGCATCGAGTCGATTAAGGACGGGCAGGAAGTCACCGGCAGCCGCGTACGTGTGAAGGTGGTGAAGAACAAGATGGCGCCTCCGTTCAAACAGGCGGAATTCGACATCATGTTTGCGCAGGGCATTTCGAAAACCGGCGAGTTGGTCGATCTCGGAGTCGACAAGAAAGTCGTGGAGAAGTCCGGGGCCTGGTATTCCTATCAGGGCGAGCGGCTCGGGCAGGGACGCGATGCGGTCCGGGATTTTCTTTTGAGCAATCAGCCGTTGGCGCGTGAAATTGAAGGGAAGTTGCGTGACATCGCCGGTCTGCCAGGACGCACGTCTGAGAAGCCGGTCGTGCCCGTCAAGGACGAGAAAAAGACCGAGGAGAAACGTGAGGAGCGGCGACCGCACAAGGTTGGCGCCTAA
- a CDS encoding response regulator has protein sequence MPSTLVPDTTDQKPTVLIVDDEAAPRAALTQILKQDFHILTADNARTALAVLNDHGVDLVTLDLKLPDRSGSDLLTDIKREHAEIEVIMVTAYGSLQSAMDCIRHGAAGFLLKPFNASELLAISLQTAQKKQRLDQLRPALTNSTTLWGPEPACTKAWQALVDDYTAMNRTGSLSSSHSDETSPLVPLISDLLEAKDRHLLNHGSRVSFYSTLVANRLSLPIAEQQSLALGALVHDLDLISAPGSHVLSIESDPQIHRPDLGARMGRAMGLSPDAVQIIALHHERWDGTGYPFGLREEGTPLLARIVGIAQAFDDLTAEKTGQTSLPIHDALEQIEQQAGTAFDPALTELFCRTMREQPPQH, from the coding sequence ATGCCTTCGACTCTCGTTCCCGATACCACTGATCAGAAACCGACGGTCTTGATCGTCGACGATGAGGCCGCACCCCGCGCAGCCCTCACACAGATACTCAAACAAGACTTCCACATTCTCACCGCCGACAATGCGCGGACAGCCCTGGCCGTGTTAAACGATCACGGCGTCGACCTCGTCACGCTGGACTTGAAATTGCCCGATCGTTCAGGGTCGGACCTCTTGACAGACATCAAACGCGAGCATGCCGAGATCGAAGTCATCATGGTGACGGCCTACGGCAGTCTGCAGTCGGCCATGGACTGCATCCGCCATGGCGCGGCAGGCTTCCTCCTGAAACCGTTCAATGCCTCTGAGTTATTGGCGATTTCCTTACAGACCGCCCAGAAGAAACAACGGTTGGATCAATTGCGCCCGGCGCTCACCAACTCGACCACTCTCTGGGGCCCGGAACCAGCCTGCACCAAAGCCTGGCAGGCCCTCGTCGATGACTACACCGCCATGAACCGCACAGGGTCGCTGTCCTCGTCGCATAGCGATGAGACCTCGCCCTTGGTCCCCCTGATCTCCGACCTTTTAGAAGCTAAGGACCGCCACCTGCTGAACCATGGAAGCCGCGTGAGTTTTTACTCGACGCTGGTGGCCAACCGTCTCAGCCTTCCCATTGCTGAACAGCAGTCCCTCGCACTCGGCGCACTCGTGCATGATCTCGACTTGATCAGCGCCCCTGGCAGTCACGTACTGAGCATCGAATCCGACCCGCAAATCCATCGACCAGACCTGGGCGCCAGGATGGGCCGCGCGATGGGGCTGTCACCGGATGCCGTCCAGATTATCGCCCTACATCACGAACGATGGGACGGAACGGGATACCCGTTCGGCCTGCGCGAAGAAGGCACGCCCCTGCTCGCTCGCATTGTCGGCATCGCCCAGGCCTTCGACGATCTCACCGCCGAAAAGACAGGACAAACCTCGCTCCCTATCCATGACGCCCTAGAACAGATCGAACAGCAAGCCGGCACCGCCTTCGATCCTGCGCTCACCGAACTCTTCTGCCGGACGATGCGTGAACAGCCCCCCCAACATTGA
- a CDS encoding cytochrome c maturation protein CcmE, translated as MVTLTSLQPPCQRRSASCALVLRAIAFSLILIALPLMAQASSLLEIAELLTHPEQYDRQEVVVTGQVTNVQLATNRQGQPAYGFLLKDQAGTLKVISLGQIEVREGDQVIVEGVFSRLRQAGRTIIYNEIKALSIKSMNRLNPDLVG; from the coding sequence ATGGTCACACTGACGAGTCTTCAGCCACCCTGTCAACGCCGTAGCGCCTCATGCGCTCTGGTTCTGCGAGCCATTGCATTCTCTCTCATCCTCATCGCGCTTCCGTTGATGGCCCAAGCCTCCAGTCTTCTGGAAATCGCTGAGCTCCTCACCCATCCCGAACAGTACGACCGCCAGGAAGTCGTAGTTACCGGCCAGGTCACCAACGTCCAGCTCGCGACGAATCGCCAAGGCCAACCGGCCTATGGGTTTCTGTTAAAAGATCAAGCTGGCACGCTGAAAGTCATCAGCCTCGGACAGATCGAAGTACGGGAAGGCGACCAAGTGATTGTTGAAGGAGTCTTCTCTCGCCTTCGCCAAGCAGGCCGCACGATCATCTACAACGAAATCAAAGCGCTCTCGATCAAGTCCATGAATCGGCTCAACCCCGATCTGGTCGGCTAG
- the tmk gene encoding dTMP kinase — translation MSDQPPPLMTPHPYPGKLIIVEGIDGSGKSTQLLLLHKWLESKGHKVFFTEWNSSELVKDTTKRGKKNKSLTPTTFSLLHATDFASRLYHDILPPLKAGMIVLADRYMYTAFARDVVRGVSPEWVRKLYSFAITPDMAFYFKVPIEVAISRLLGGTRGQFKYYEAGMDMNLSQDVTESFRLFQSNILSQYEKIVDEYQLITLDATKDIEAQQNDMRRLVGEALTDYKPRRGTHGRRTVFWRRFDVPKSE, via the coding sequence ATGAGCGACCAACCCCCTCCACTGATGACGCCCCATCCCTACCCAGGCAAACTCATCATCGTCGAGGGCATCGACGGATCCGGCAAGAGCACGCAACTCCTCCTACTGCATAAGTGGCTGGAGTCGAAAGGTCACAAAGTCTTCTTCACGGAATGGAACTCCTCGGAACTCGTCAAGGACACGACCAAACGGGGCAAAAAGAACAAGAGCCTGACGCCGACCACCTTCAGCTTGCTGCACGCAACCGACTTTGCCAGCCGTCTGTACCACGACATCTTGCCCCCGCTCAAAGCCGGCATGATCGTCCTGGCCGACCGCTATATGTACACCGCCTTTGCGCGAGACGTGGTCCGTGGCGTATCGCCAGAATGGGTCCGCAAGCTCTACAGCTTCGCGATCACCCCGGACATGGCCTTCTATTTCAAGGTGCCGATCGAGGTGGCCATCTCGCGGCTCCTCGGAGGCACACGCGGACAATTCAAGTACTACGAAGCCGGGATGGACATGAACTTGAGCCAGGACGTCACCGAAAGCTTCCGCCTCTTCCAATCGAACATCCTGTCGCAGTACGAGAAGATCGTCGACGAGTATCAGCTCATCACGTTGGATGCGACGAAAGACATTGAGGCCCAGCAAAACGACATGCGCCGGCTCGTCGGAGAGGCGCTCACAGACTACAAACCAAGACGGGGCACCCATGGTCGACGCACAGTATTTTGGCGACGGTTTGACGTACCTAAATCCGAGTGA
- a CDS encoding Ppx/GppA phosphatase family protein, protein MAKIAVIDIGTNSIHMVLAEIQPDASYKILDRFKDMTRLGDGAFSTHRLSDVAVTRGLDVIRHLVTLAKNKGYDRMIAVATSAVREAKNGGDFIDLVAEQTGLTVRVISGTEEARLIFLGVKNNVPMTEQPTLSVDIGGGSVELMVGNRDQLLHAKSLKLGAIRLADEFLKRTPPPEGMLRSLEDRVTTQLQAALDSFKTKRFDSLIATSGMAGNLAEVIHLRRTNRPLLQINLATVSLKDIKEVEQVLRQSTIKARLAISGLDPKRVDTLLPATIVLRRLMELSGRDELILCDKAIREGIIYDFIHRHRERLKAEAEIPDLRRRNVIALARRCQAPETHSLHVASLVLRLFDQTIRLHRLGPTERNWLEYAAILHDVGYLINERQHHKHAYYLITNSDLGGLSGEEIQVVANVARYHRRAIPLLKHEGFSNLSPKHKRIVQILSALLRIADGLDRTHFSVVRTLDVKYTTATLTIHLHVTGDAELETWAAAGRADLFERVFRRRLKFSVMAQDDAE, encoded by the coding sequence ATGGCTAAGATTGCCGTCATCGACATCGGAACGAACTCCATTCATATGGTACTGGCAGAGATCCAGCCGGACGCAAGCTACAAGATCCTCGATCGCTTCAAAGACATGACGAGACTCGGCGATGGCGCCTTCTCGACCCATCGCCTGTCCGATGTGGCCGTCACCCGCGGACTCGACGTCATTCGCCATCTCGTCACCCTGGCTAAAAATAAGGGCTACGATCGCATGATTGCCGTGGCCACCAGCGCCGTGCGTGAGGCCAAAAACGGGGGAGACTTTATCGATCTCGTCGCCGAGCAAACGGGTCTGACCGTTCGCGTCATCAGCGGCACCGAAGAGGCCAGGCTGATCTTCCTGGGCGTTAAAAATAACGTCCCCATGACCGAGCAGCCCACGCTGTCGGTGGATATCGGGGGAGGATCGGTCGAGCTCATGGTCGGCAATAGGGACCAGCTTCTCCATGCCAAAAGCCTTAAACTTGGTGCCATTCGACTGGCGGATGAATTCCTCAAACGCACGCCACCCCCAGAGGGGATGCTCCGCTCTCTCGAAGACCGCGTGACGACGCAGTTACAGGCCGCACTCGATTCGTTCAAGACGAAGCGATTCGACTCGTTGATCGCCACCTCCGGCATGGCAGGCAACCTGGCGGAAGTCATTCATCTACGCCGAACGAATCGCCCGCTTCTCCAAATCAACCTCGCCACGGTTTCACTCAAAGACATCAAAGAAGTCGAGCAGGTACTCCGTCAATCGACCATCAAAGCCAGACTGGCAATCTCCGGGCTCGACCCCAAACGCGTCGACACCCTCCTGCCTGCCACGATCGTCCTGCGCCGGCTCATGGAGCTCTCAGGGCGAGATGAACTCATCCTCTGCGACAAGGCGATCCGTGAAGGTATCATTTACGACTTCATCCATCGCCACCGTGAGCGACTCAAAGCCGAAGCCGAAATCCCAGACTTGCGGCGGCGCAACGTCATCGCCTTGGCTCGTCGCTGCCAGGCTCCGGAAACCCATAGCCTGCACGTCGCCAGCTTGGTCCTCCGCCTCTTCGATCAGACCATCCGCCTCCATCGCCTGGGACCCACTGAGCGAAACTGGCTGGAATATGCCGCCATCCTGCACGACGTCGGCTACCTCATCAACGAACGCCAACACCATAAACATGCCTACTACCTGATCACGAATAGCGACCTCGGCGGATTGTCCGGCGAGGAGATTCAGGTGGTGGCAAATGTGGCACGCTACCACCGGCGAGCCATCCCGCTTTTGAAACACGAGGGCTTCAGCAACCTCTCTCCCAAACACAAACGCATCGTGCAAATTTTGTCCGCGCTGCTTCGAATCGCCGATGGCCTAGACCGAACGCATTTTTCGGTCGTCCGCACCCTGGATGTCAAATACACCACCGCCACCCTGACGATTCACCTCCATGTCACGGGCGATGCCGAGCTAGAAACCTGGGCGGCAGCAGGGCGGGCGGATCTATTTGAACGGGTGTTCCGCCGACGCCTGAAGTTTTCCGTCATGGCACAGGACGATGCCGAATGA
- a CDS encoding thymidylate kinase: MVDAQYFGDGLTYLNPSDLKGKLIAIEGTDGVGRSTHIEMLQEWLEVQGYGVITTGWTRSNLMSKTIEMAKEGNILDRWSFSLLYATDFADRLEHEIIPALRSGFIVLADRYIYTALARDFVRSGNRQWARDVFGFALVPDLVCYMRIDVETLVLRVIETKGMNFWESGMDLRLGNDLYDSFKKYQSLLIEEFDKMAEEFHFEVIDARKSPDEIQDELRSKIQPLLATNMRSPALPSDRLIHPA; the protein is encoded by the coding sequence ATGGTCGACGCACAGTATTTTGGCGACGGTTTGACGTACCTAAATCCGAGTGACCTCAAGGGGAAACTCATCGCCATCGAAGGCACCGACGGCGTCGGTCGCTCCACGCACATCGAGATGCTGCAGGAATGGCTGGAGGTGCAGGGCTATGGCGTGATCACGACCGGCTGGACCCGTTCCAATCTCATGTCCAAAACGATCGAAATGGCCAAAGAGGGCAACATTCTCGACCGCTGGTCGTTCAGTCTCCTCTACGCCACCGACTTCGCAGACCGCTTAGAACACGAAATCATTCCCGCGCTTCGCTCAGGCTTCATCGTCCTGGCCGACCGGTATATCTACACCGCCCTCGCGCGAGACTTTGTCCGCAGCGGGAACCGCCAATGGGCCAGAGACGTCTTCGGCTTTGCCTTAGTGCCCGACCTCGTCTGTTATATGCGGATCGACGTCGAAACACTCGTGCTGCGCGTCATCGAAACCAAAGGCATGAACTTCTGGGAGTCGGGAATGGACCTCAGGCTGGGCAATGATCTCTACGATAGCTTCAAGAAGTATCAATCGCTCCTGATCGAGGAGTTCGACAAGATGGCGGAAGAGTTCCACTTTGAAGTCATCGATGCCAGAAAATCGCCCGATGAAATTCAAGACGAACTGCGCAGCAAGATTCAGCCGCTGCTCGCCACCAACATGCGAAGCCCTGCCTTGCCGTCCGACCGCCTGATCCATCCGGCATAA
- a CDS encoding SDR family oxidoreductase codes for MSDRSSPMTVVVTGASTGIGAACALDCASRGMTVFAGVRDPRAGEALSAKAGPSLIPILLDVTDESLIAQSVDVVQRVVGEAGLGGLVNNAGIVVGSPLEVIPLSQLRTQLEVNVIGQIAVTQAFLPLLRLGHGRIVNMGSIAGRGTIPLLGPYSASKYALEALTDALRMELQPWGIQVSIIEPGAIATPIWEKSGKAAEELEALAGDEAKALYGDAVSRVREAVAQSAERAISPDAVVRAVHHALTAARPKTRYLVGSDAKLRAWMVKWLPDRMQDTLLTMALHYPRKGSARRG; via the coding sequence ATGTCTGATCGTTCGTCGCCCATGACGGTGGTGGTGACCGGTGCTTCGACCGGTATTGGTGCGGCTTGTGCCCTCGATTGTGCCAGTCGTGGAATGACGGTATTTGCCGGGGTGCGCGATCCTCGGGCAGGGGAGGCGTTGAGTGCGAAGGCCGGCCCGTCTCTCATTCCGATCCTGCTCGATGTCACCGATGAATCATTGATTGCGCAATCTGTCGACGTGGTGCAGCGAGTCGTCGGGGAGGCTGGCCTCGGTGGACTCGTCAATAATGCCGGGATCGTTGTCGGGAGTCCGCTCGAAGTGATTCCCCTCTCGCAACTCCGGACGCAACTTGAGGTCAACGTGATCGGACAGATCGCCGTGACACAGGCGTTCCTCCCGTTGCTCCGACTGGGCCACGGTCGAATCGTGAACATGGGGTCGATTGCCGGTCGCGGCACCATTCCATTGTTGGGGCCATATTCGGCCTCGAAGTATGCGCTCGAGGCGCTGACGGACGCGTTACGCATGGAGTTGCAACCCTGGGGGATCCAGGTGTCGATTATCGAACCGGGGGCCATTGCCACACCCATATGGGAGAAATCAGGCAAGGCAGCAGAGGAGCTCGAGGCCTTGGCGGGCGATGAGGCAAAGGCCCTGTATGGTGACGCGGTGAGTCGAGTTCGTGAGGCGGTTGCCCAGTCTGCTGAGCGGGCGATCTCACCGGATGCTGTGGTTCGAGCGGTGCATCATGCGTTGACGGCCGCTCGCCCGAAAACCCGTTACCTCGTGGGGAGCGATGCCAAGCTACGGGCCTGGATGGTGAAGTGGTTGCCCGATCGCATGCAAGATACCCTGCTAACCATGGCACTACATTATCCGCGTAAAGGTTCAGCCCGAAGAGGGTAG
- a CDS encoding chlorite dismutase family protein, with product MSTPEQTPAPTAPPAPKRQYVNFAFYKIDPAWRRLPASERTKGKEEFQRAVEEYAGRVLVVAYSSIGIRGDCDIMLWRISYELELFQEMTTKILASGLGQYLTTPYSYLAITKRSVYVDHHTHENQESKRLTVVPGKAKYIFVYPFLKTREWFLLTKAARQGMMDEHIEVGHRFPSVKLNTTYSFGLDDQEWVVAFESDKPEDFLDLVMALRETEGSRYTLRDTPIFTCIRKTLKETLDTLGG from the coding sequence ATGTCGACCCCTGAACAAACCCCGGCGCCCACCGCGCCCCCAGCACCAAAGCGTCAATATGTAAACTTTGCCTTTTATAAAATCGATCCAGCCTGGCGACGCCTTCCCGCGAGTGAACGGACGAAAGGGAAAGAAGAATTCCAGCGCGCAGTCGAAGAATACGCCGGCAGAGTCCTCGTAGTGGCCTACTCCTCGATCGGCATCAGGGGCGATTGCGACATCATGTTGTGGCGGATCAGCTATGAACTGGAACTCTTCCAGGAAATGACCACGAAAATCCTGGCCTCGGGCTTGGGACAGTACCTCACCACTCCCTATTCCTATCTCGCGATCACCAAACGTTCGGTCTACGTGGATCACCATACCCACGAGAACCAAGAGAGCAAGCGCCTCACTGTCGTGCCAGGTAAAGCCAAGTACATTTTCGTCTACCCGTTCCTCAAGACACGCGAATGGTTCCTGCTGACGAAGGCCGCGCGGCAGGGCATGATGGACGAGCACATCGAAGTCGGCCATCGCTTCCCCTCCGTGAAGCTGAACACGACCTACTCGTTCGGATTGGACGACCAGGAATGGGTGGTGGCGTTTGAAAGCGATAAGCCCGAAGACTTCCTGGACCTCGTGATGGCACTTCGCGAAACCGAAGGCTCACGCTACACGTTGCGCGATACGCCGATCTTCACCTGCATTCGCAAGACCCTCAAGGAAACGCTCGACACACTCGGCGGCTAA